A single genomic interval of Zunongwangia sp. HGR-M22 harbors:
- a CDS encoding twin-arginine translocase TatA/TatE family subunit has product MNAFILPLAIGAPQIVLIVIVVLLIFGGRKIPELMRGLGSGIKEFKDASKDDEETTTSSTSDAKKVEDTK; this is encoded by the coding sequence ATGAATGCATTTATTTTACCATTAGCTATAGGAGCCCCACAGATCGTTTTAATCGTAATCGTGGTTTTACTGATTTTTGGAGGTCGAAAAATTCCTGAATTGATGAGAGGATTAGGAAGTGGAATTAAAGAGTTTAAAGATGCCTCTAAGGATGATGAAGAAACGACAACAAGCTCTACTTCAGATGCTAAAAAAGTAGAAGACACTAAGTAG
- a CDS encoding DUF4837 family protein, which produces MKKLVFLALLFLTILSCKDKSEEPEQRILADSSGNINQLTIVMDNGLWEGQVGDAVRDYLAAPVEGLPQEEPLFNLSQIPSETFSGFVRRSRIFLKVEKGADSLAILKNEYATPQTGIIISGQSQQQIIDRIKASSDSIIDVLKATEIKEKQRRIGKSIESDEDLEETFGVSLKFPTAYRYAAKEDDFIWIRKEIPKGLMEILVYEVPLNTIDNDSSVIANIVKMRDSIGEKYIPGPVDGSYMITEEAYAPYLFETKIDGHFAYETRGTWEVNNAFMAGPFVNYAIKDEKNNRYVIAEGFVFRPASSKRDHVFELDAILKSLRFQNQ; this is translated from the coding sequence ATGAAAAAACTAGTATTCCTCGCATTATTATTCCTAACGATTCTATCCTGCAAAGACAAATCTGAAGAGCCAGAACAACGCATACTGGCAGATTCTTCTGGAAACATCAATCAGTTAACTATAGTTATGGATAATGGCTTGTGGGAAGGCCAGGTTGGTGATGCTGTAAGAGATTACCTAGCAGCGCCCGTAGAAGGTTTACCGCAAGAAGAGCCATTATTCAATTTAAGCCAGATTCCTTCAGAAACCTTTTCTGGTTTTGTTCGCCGTAGCAGAATTTTTCTAAAAGTAGAGAAAGGCGCCGATAGCCTAGCAATCTTGAAGAATGAATACGCTACTCCTCAAACCGGAATTATAATCAGCGGGCAAAGTCAGCAACAAATAATTGATAGAATTAAAGCATCTTCAGATAGTATCATCGATGTTTTAAAAGCTACAGAAATCAAAGAAAAACAACGAAGAATAGGGAAGTCTATAGAATCTGACGAAGATTTAGAAGAGACTTTTGGCGTTTCTTTAAAATTCCCAACAGCCTACAGATATGCAGCTAAAGAGGACGATTTTATTTGGATAAGAAAAGAAATTCCTAAAGGGCTAATGGAAATTTTAGTATACGAAGTTCCTTTAAATACCATCGATAATGACTCTAGCGTAATCGCTAATATTGTAAAAATGCGTGATAGTATAGGGGAAAAATATATTCCAGGTCCTGTTGATGGAAGTTATATGATTACCGAGGAAGCTTATGCACCTTATTTATTTGAAACTAAAATCGATGGCCACTTTGCTTACGAAACTCGTGGCACCTGGGAGGTTAACAACGCTTTTATGGCGGGACCTTTTGTAAACTACGCGATTAAGGATGAAAAAAATAATCGCTATGTTATAGCTGAAGGATTTGTATTTAGACCTGCCAGCAGCAAAAGAGATCATGTTTTTGAATTGGATGCTATCCTGAAATCGCTACGATTTCAAAATCAATAA
- a CDS encoding lytic transglycosylase domain-containing protein, which produces MKKQVCLLLGLFAVFAVNAQQKERSKKQVEKANFRVQIFQKVDSTEIILADPDPEFQQKLPISAIIRDSSKVSLSDLPKAAKIDSVWRVELTSSDLFETMQKSIAEQDYEQVVYDDLPTDTLKARLAHLNARTPFNIEYNPSLESVIKMYLKRNKQAMERLMALSDYYFPLFEQELDKYDIPLEIKYLAIVESALNPRAKSRVGATGLWQFMFTTGKMHDLNVSSYVDERMDPLKATEAAAQYLSRLYKVFGDWDLVLASYNSGPGNVSKAIRRSGGSTNYWEIRRYLPRETAGYVPAFLATLYIFEYAEEHNFQPKRPEIPYFQTDTIRVKEMLTFDHISKVSGVDKELLQFLNPSYKLDIIPFVEDKNYVVRLPRTKTGAFVNNEAAIYKYAEQDIANNEKRLPKYVETEDRIRYRVRSGDYLGRIAEKHGVGVSSIKRWNNLRGNNIRVGQYLTIYPRKPVTQTASASATKSSKSTGKKDTKVYIVQQGDSLWSISKKFPGVTVQNLRTWNDMSSTRLKPGMKIKVSKG; this is translated from the coding sequence ATGAAGAAGCAAGTATGTTTATTGCTTGGGTTGTTTGCAGTGTTTGCTGTAAATGCTCAACAAAAAGAAAGATCTAAAAAGCAGGTCGAAAAAGCCAACTTTAGAGTTCAGATTTTTCAAAAAGTAGATAGTACAGAAATTATACTTGCCGATCCAGATCCTGAATTTCAGCAAAAATTACCTATTTCTGCAATCATTAGAGACTCTTCTAAAGTTTCCTTATCAGATTTACCAAAAGCCGCTAAAATTGATTCTGTTTGGCGTGTAGAGCTCACCAGTTCAGATCTTTTTGAAACCATGCAAAAATCTATTGCAGAACAGGATTATGAGCAAGTAGTTTATGATGATTTACCAACCGATACTTTAAAAGCCCGTTTGGCTCATTTAAATGCCAGAACACCATTTAATATAGAATATAATCCAAGTCTGGAAAGCGTTATAAAAATGTATTTAAAGCGCAATAAACAGGCTATGGAACGCTTAATGGCACTTAGTGATTATTACTTCCCATTGTTTGAGCAGGAATTGGATAAGTACGATATTCCGCTTGAAATTAAATATCTGGCCATAGTAGAATCTGCTTTAAATCCCAGAGCAAAATCTAGAGTTGGTGCTACCGGATTATGGCAGTTTATGTTTACCACAGGTAAAATGCACGATTTAAACGTAAGCTCTTATGTAGATGAAAGGATGGATCCTTTAAAAGCTACAGAGGCTGCAGCACAATATTTATCTAGACTCTACAAAGTTTTTGGAGATTGGGATTTGGTGTTGGCTTCTTATAATTCTGGTCCCGGTAATGTTTCTAAAGCGATTAGAAGAAGTGGTGGATCTACAAATTATTGGGAAATTAGAAGGTATTTACCTAGAGAAACGGCGGGTTATGTTCCTGCGTTTTTAGCAACACTATATATTTTTGAGTATGCTGAAGAGCATAATTTTCAACCAAAAAGACCTGAAATTCCATACTTTCAGACAGACACTATTCGGGTTAAAGAAATGTTGACGTTCGATCATATTTCCAAAGTAAGTGGTGTCGATAAAGAATTATTACAGTTTTTAAATCCAAGTTATAAGCTGGACATTATTCCTTTTGTTGAAGATAAAAATTATGTGGTTCGCTTACCTAGAACAAAAACAGGAGCTTTTGTAAATAATGAAGCTGCAATTTACAAGTATGCTGAACAGGATATTGCTAATAACGAAAAGAGATTACCAAAATACGTAGAAACCGAAGATCGAATAAGATACCGAGTTCGTAGTGGTGATTATTTGGGAAGAATAGCAGAAAAACACGGAGTAGGAGTTAGTAGCATTAAACGCTGGAATAATTTAAGAGGGAATAATATTAGAGTGGGCCAATATCTAACGATATACCCAAGAAAACCTGTTACACAAACCGCTAGTGCTTCGGCAACTAAAAGCTCTAAGAGTACAGGAAAAAAAGATACGAAAGTTTATATTGTACAGCAAGGAGACTCATTATGGAGTATTTCTAAGAAGTTTCCTGGCGTTACGGTACAGAATTTGAGGACATGGAATGATATGAGCAGTACACGCCTTAAACCAGGTATGAAAATTAAGGTGTCTAAGGGCTAA